The DNA region ATACATCAAAGAGAGCATGAGTCACATTTGCAGATTCAATTGTAGCATCAACGGTAGATGGAATTCCGTCCGACGAGACAGAAACCTGAAATCGCAAAACAAACCAATGATCTTAGTCTGTCTGAATAGAAAATCTCTACGACAAAATTCTGCAATTCATAGGAAACCTTAGCAGAAAAATATCTTACAAGCAATTTGGAGGGGTTCAACCAAGTCAAGAAAATGAAAGTTCCTTTTTTAAGGGATCGATCTTGAAAGACGCTACGGAAAGTGGTCAATGCAGTTTCATCTGCAGTTGTTGGTTTTGCAATTCTTGGTGATATGGCATCACTTAACGCATCCCAGAAAGTTTTACCATCAACATTTCTCACAAGAATGATTTGCAATGATTTCTCAAGCGGAGCTGCAGTTAGAAAATCGAATTTGTTTATCCACTAGTCTCTAAATTAGAAATCGAATTCGCAATAATACCGAAAAATGAATACTAAATTGTTACATTGGAAAATGGTGTTGAACAAGGAAGAATTCTCTTGAATCGCGTCTGTCGATTTTCCTTTCCAAGCGTTCAAATCACTTACGATAGACTGATTTAGATACAGTCCTGCTGCGTAGACCTTGACGCCGATAATCGCGAAAACTTTTTCTCTGTATCCTGAAATAGGTGTTGATATCAGAACCAACTAAATTCTACTAGATACAGTCAAGGTAATGTTTTTTTCACATGTCATGAGCATTATGAGAGACTAAAAGAACTAACCAGTTCCAAATAAGGTTAATGAGTCTGTGCAACCCGGGAAACTCAAAGATGTCGGAAATTTCACATTTGTCGCTGGCTCCTCAATGTATTCAGCATTTACAGCTGCAGTATTCAATCATATAAGCAAATAGATGTCAATTTTTGTTATCAATTAACAAAGAGACAGAATGAAAGAAAACTAATTTTGTTATATATGATTAGCCAGCTTTGGAAAGATATCAGAATCAGTTTAGACAAACTTCTAGAATTGACACTTGGAATACTGATGTTAGGTTACAGGTAACATTTTGGTTAGTTGTTGCTATTGGAAAAACCAACTCTTACATATCCATAATTCGGGCCACCCACCGTTTATATCCACACACTAAGTCCAATAGTGTTGGGCGTGAAGAGGTGTATTAGAAAGTTAGGCCGAACAACATTTCTGAACATAGTATCAAAGTCAGATTTAAGATCCGGCAGACCACCTGCTATCAGGTTTAAGATCTCGGGAGCACCAAATGATAGAATGGGTCACCTCTCTTATATACCCAACATTTCCTCTATTTCTAGTCGATGTGAGATTTAACCATTATCATTAGCCGTGATCCATATTAAGATCTCACTTGCGCTCCCCCACCGAGTCTAACCAtgactctgataccacttgttagaaAGACCAAAGAGCGCCGAAAATGTCAATTGACTAAATGTCCAGGGTCCAAGAGATCTTACCGCAAATCCTTCCAAAACCTCTATGAAGTGGAAGTATGGATCACCTCTCTCTTATCTATTCGATGTTGGATTTAACCTCTCACACATCACTATCCATATACATTAGTCTAGTCTATGCATGTGAGCAACATCTcaaaaatcataataaaaataataacacCAGAATCTTCCCAATTTTTTCACTTTCCCTTTTTCTTTTTGGCCTTGTAAAAGGTGAATATTTTCTGAGAAAGTTCAAAGATGAAAGTAAAAAGAGCAACCTCAAAAATAAATTTCAATCTAACCATGTTAGCCCTCTAATTCAATATACAAAAAAGTTTATTCTCCACAAAACTAGTAAAATAATTAGTATCATCAATCTAACATGCAGTGACatataaatataattaataatCTTCACAAATGCAtcattgctatttaagtttatTCTCCAGTTTGCATTATAAATTTTGAATTAGAAAAAACTAAATCATGAAATTGTAAAATGGGGATTATGAGAAAGCAAAAAagaaaactaaataaaataacAATGACGGGATAATCTCACCTGAAAATGAAGATGAAGATAAAGATGAAGCAAGTTGTGGAAAGAAATGGGGTTGTTTTTTAGAGAGAGAGAAATGAAGGGAGGGAGGTGTGAATAGTGAGAAAGAGTGAAGATAGGTTAATGTCTGAGTTGAATTTGAGATTCCTTTGTCAAGATTGAATCTGGTTGAAGGTGAAAAGCACAGTGGTGTTGAAGATGAAACAGCTCCGAACATGTTAAGATTGAAGGGAGAAAACAACCACCGACTGAACTAGAACTCCTGTCACTTCAGTTTCTCCGCATAAATCTCTACTATCTATCTTTGTGTCGTTGATTACTATGAATGTTGTTAGTTTTTTAGTGTGActaaaaaaaatttaaaatattttaacCAAAATTAATGTAtttaataattttaaatttttgtgaAATTTATCCAAAATATGTATAAAAGTGTGTTgaaatgaagaaaaaatatatattttttgaaaTATTTGTTTGAATTGTTTAATATATGTGTTATGAGGGCCATATGTGTGTGTCAACCAGTGTcgaaacaaaaaaaaaatcattttgtAGTGGACATTTGTCTGAACTTTTTGACATTTTTTTACTTTTTTGATCCTTGTTATACAAATGTCGAACACTCAAACGTGTTGGACACCGCAACACGCCTACTCCTATAGGTGTTTGTGCTTCATAGCTATGAACTATGTAAAATTGCTTTTTAAAATaacaattattttcaaaaataatatcAAAATAACTATATTTTCAAATTATTTACTAAAATAATCACTTTTGGAGTAGTCAAGACTAATGGCACATTCTTAACATGTTTGCACATAAGCGTTATTGCATGTAGCGATTGCATGCACCACATGTCAATACAATTGGCGCATTCATTTAGTCATTAAGAACATACGTCACTGCAAGTGGCACATGctttttttataaattataattaaaaaaaattgaaataaaaaagaaaataaattgtAATTAATAATATCATGTTATAAAATTCAAATACACAACAATTGACAAGAAAATCAATGACCTGCCCGATCGAAACGTTCCCTTGTTCCACATCCTGGTGCATTATCCTACCTTCAAGGTCTTCTACAATTTCTCTGAGGTGTTTGAGGTCTTTAAGTGTTGACCTGAGAAAAGGTTGGTATTtaacaaaattttcatcatttcTCCCCAATAGTTGGGGGTTGCCGCAAACAGTGCTGCCATAATTGAGTTCGATgtccatgttgtcgtagttgggtcgtTGTGGTTAGGTTACGAATGGACGACATGGTTGCCtgaattgggacattgaatcatTTTAGAAACGAACCAATGGTTCATGTGGTGTAAGAAAGTCAAACAGTGGTTTGGTGTTGTGGCGGTGAGATGTTTAGGTGTTCATTGGTGGGGGGTTATGGTGAGATGAGGTGGAATCGTGTGAATTATCGGAGCTATGGATAGATATGGTGGTTgtgtatggttgttggtggtaTGGGTTAAGCTCTTGATTTTGTGTTTGAGTGTGTGGCATGTATTGGTTGCGAGGCTAGGTGTTTGGCGGTTGGGTGTATATGGTATGGTGACGATGTGAGGTTGATCGTTGGatttgggtgggttgacattgttcttgggtTTGGTAATGGTGTGGGTTGGTTGTTGGGCGGGGGTTTGTTGTTggcgtatgatgacgaagctcgtTGGCGTGGACCAATCAAATACCTCGGCTCAGACACAAACTATGGCGTTGTAACCGATCTAAACCAAgtcatataatgttgagttggtctaaCACCATTTATGattggttcgtttaagatgtgttgaCGTCGATTCTTCCAATAATGACACATCTCTTTAGAGAAGTCTCTCCAATCAGTGTAATCTCATTGGCcatcgactctttgttgatgccaatctcccaaacacaTTAGAGGTTTTGGAATTTGTTGTGGCATGTCGAACTGCAGTTTCACACTGTTACTCTAGTGCATCTCCATAGTATGAACCTGATTATTGGTGTTTTTGATGTCCAAACTGCAATATCATCATGGTAACCTGATGGTCAAGACCAAGATACAGCCTCATGATAAACTGTATAAGAAAAATACATGATTATAAGATTTATAATTTGATAATTTTTTCAAATCAAAAGTAGAGTTGTTTAGTATTAATGCATTGTCTGGTTCAATATGGTATAAAATATTGTGATAGATTAATATAGCGTGTTTGGGAtacctattgtagttcatccccaTAACTGACCACCTAAAATGAAAAGATTGAAAATACATTAGTTACAGTTAATCGTAGTATAAAGTCTAACAAATTTAATGATTTAagataaacttactttgttgcgATGGGGATGTGAATGATTTCTCGTTGACCGGGGCGAGTGTCGGCATTCTcgaccaaccccatgcttgtagcaaataggcGCAAGAATAAAACATGCAAGTattgtttttctatttttacaTAATGAACTATATAGATGGGACAAAACAGTTGACCCCAACTATATGTGTCTACTTTATTTATGTTTCGTCACAATAgaaaatacataatatttaccgtattacaAGTACTTTCAAGAAGtaaaaaattaccaaatagaatcataatataacattgagctttaattatcttttcatactcagtCGATTCTTCTTTTAATGTTATACTTGATAATGGCATATACCTCAGACGAGACTTGTGTTAATGGAAATTTCATATTCCTCCGACTCTTCTAGGCATATGAAACATACATCAAAGGTTTTGCTTTCTataaacctattatacaaattgatggaacatggttatacggaaaataTAAAGGAACGTTACTCATGATAGTGGCACAAGATggtaacaacaacatttttccaataACTTTTGCTCTAGTTGAAGGGAAGACTGTTGGTGGATGGAGTATTTTCCTATAAAAAATTTGATTACACGTTGCTCCTCggcctaacttatgtttgatctcagaCAGACATCTATCATTTGTGAGTGCTTATAAAAATATTGATAACGATTGCCAGGATCCCCCTTCAACGCATGTAAACTACATTAGACATATCACTCTAAATTTCATGTTGGGGATCAAATTCAAGACGTTGCAaaagaaggttgtcaatgcagggTATGCATTCACAGAACCTTACTTCAAACACTACCACGAAGACATCTGATTGACAAATGCAGATGCAGTAAGGTGGATCaacaatattccattggagaagtggactaggtCATACAACAATGGTCAATGATGGGGACACATGACAACAAATCTCGTGGAATCAATGAACtatgtcttcaaaggcatctgaaacctGCCAATAACCGCTTTAGTCAGAGCACCTATTTTAGTCTAGGGGCACTATTTGAGATCAGACATTCCAAATGGAGTTCAATGTTACAATCGGGGCAACTATTCaatgatgcttcaatgaaattcattaagGAGGAAGTtgccaaagctaacacacatgtggtcacaATGTTTGACCATACTAAAGGTTGGTTCGGTGTTGCCGAATCAGTGGATCACAATGAAGGGAGACCGAGGGGACACTatcgagtggaactagatagaggttggtgcgactgcggaaagttccaagtATTTCATATGCTCTTCTCCTATATCATAGCgacatgttcaaaggttcgacaGGATCCTTCCAACTTACTATTCGTCGTTTAAAAAGTCATAAACTTATGTAATGTTTACAACATTAGCTTTTCGATGatagcaaaagaggattattgaCCTGCATATCTAGGAGACATACTCTGGCACAGTGAAAAAATGTG from Lathyrus oleraceus cultivar Zhongwan6 chromosome 1, CAAS_Psat_ZW6_1.0, whole genome shotgun sequence includes:
- the LOC127115696 gene encoding fatty-acid-binding protein 3, chloroplastic, which produces MFGAVSSSTPLCFSPSTRFNLDKGISNSTQTLTYLHSFSLFTPPSLHFSLSKKQPHFFPQLASSLSSSSFSAVNAEYIEEPATNVKFPTSLSFPGCTDSLTLFGTGYREKVFAIIGVKVYAAGLYLNQSIVSDLNAWKGKSTDAIQENSSLFNTIFQSPLEKSLQIILVRNVDGKTFWDALSDAISPRIAKPTTADETALTTFRSVFQDRSLKKGTFIFLTWLNPSKLLVSVSSDGIPSTVDATIESANVTHALFDVFLGDSPVSPSLKSSVAESLSKVLE